Proteins encoded by one window of Vigna radiata var. radiata cultivar VC1973A chromosome 5, Vradiata_ver6, whole genome shotgun sequence:
- the LOC106761569 gene encoding U-box domain-containing protein 4 isoform X2, protein MLTTVNNDNSFSAFSDCNSDRSAEFSTPSSETRRLLIACAADNSDEFIPHLVLNLHSCSIEDQKQATMEIRLLAKNKEENRVKIAKAGAIKPLVSLLSSSSDLQLQEYVVTAILNLSLCDENKDLINSSGAVEPLVVALETGTPTAKENAACALLRLSRREEDKVAIGRAGAIPPLVKLLEGGGLRGKKDAATALYAVCSAKENKVRAVRAGVMRALVELMADLGSSMVDKAVYVVSVVVGVVEGRAALVDEGGIPVLVEIVEVGTQRQKEIAVGVLLQICEESWVYRTMVAREGAIPPLVAFSQSQSHSHSNRPRHKAEKLIELLRQPRSGNGAGRS, encoded by the exons ATGTTAACCACCGTCAACAACGACAACTCCTTCTCCGCTTTCAGCGACTGCAACAGTGACAGATCCGCCGAATTCTCCACACCGTCTTCCGAGACCCGCCGCCTCCTCATCGCATGCGCCGCCGACAATTCCGACGAATTCATTCCCCACCTCGTTCTCAACCTCCATTCCTGTTCCATTGAGGACCAGAAACAAGCCACCATGGAAATCAGGCTACTTGCCAAGAACAAGGAAGAGAACCGCGTCAAGATCGCAAAAGCCGGCGCGATTAAACCCTTGGTTTCGCTTCTATCGTCCTCGTCAGACCTTCAGCTTCAGGAGTACGTGGTGACCGCGATTCTCAATCTCTCGCTCTGCGACGAGAACAAAGACCTGATCAATTCCTCGGGAGCGGTGGAGCCTCTTGTGGTAGCGCTGGAGACGGGGACGCCGACGGCGAAGGAGAACGCGGCGTGCGCGCTGCTCCGGCTCTCCCGGAGAGAGGAGGACAAGGTTGCGATAGGGAGGGCGGGAGCGATTCCGCCTCTGGTGAAGCTTCTAGAAGGTGGGGGTTTGCGCGGGAAGAAGGACGCGGCGACGGCGCTGTACGCGGTGTGTTCGGCTAAGGAGAACAAAGTGAGGGCGGTGAGGGCGGGGGTTATGAGGGCGCTGGTGGAGCTGATGGCGGACTTGGGGTCGAGCATGGTGGACAAGGCGGTGTATGTGGTGAGCGTGGTTGTTGGGGTGGTGGAGGGGAGGGCGGCGCTGGTGGATGAAGGGGGGATTCCGGTGCTGGTGGAGATAGTGGAGGTGGGGACGCAGAGGCAGAAGGAGATCGCCGTCGGGGTTCTGTTGCAGATTTGTGAAGAGAGTTGGGTGTACCGTACTATGGTGGCCCGCGAAGGAGCCATTCCACCCCTCGTTGCTTTCTCACAATCACAGTCACACTCACACTCCAATCGCCCAAGACACAAG GCTGAGAAACTCATAGAGCTTCTACGGCAACCGAGATCCGGCAATGGCGCTGGTCGTTCCTAG
- the LOC106761569 gene encoding U-box domain-containing protein 4 isoform X1, protein MLTTVNNDNSFSAFSDCNSDRSAEFSTPSSETRRLLIACAADNSDEFIPHLVLNLHSCSIEDQKQATMEIRLLAKNKEENRVKIAKAGAIKPLVSLLSSSSDLQLQEYVVTAILNLSLCDENKDLINSSGAVEPLVVALETGTPTAKENAACALLRLSRREEDKVAIGRAGAIPPLVKLLEGGGLRGKKDAATALYAVCSAKENKVRAVRAGVMRALVELMADLGSSMVDKAVYVVSVVVGVVEGRAALVDEGGIPVLVEIVEVGTQRQKEIAVGVLLQICEESWVYRTMVAREGAIPPLVAFSQSQSHSHSNRPRHKRGSKLKLLFIRYCWCTWEQAEKLIELLRQPRSGNGAGRS, encoded by the exons ATGTTAACCACCGTCAACAACGACAACTCCTTCTCCGCTTTCAGCGACTGCAACAGTGACAGATCCGCCGAATTCTCCACACCGTCTTCCGAGACCCGCCGCCTCCTCATCGCATGCGCCGCCGACAATTCCGACGAATTCATTCCCCACCTCGTTCTCAACCTCCATTCCTGTTCCATTGAGGACCAGAAACAAGCCACCATGGAAATCAGGCTACTTGCCAAGAACAAGGAAGAGAACCGCGTCAAGATCGCAAAAGCCGGCGCGATTAAACCCTTGGTTTCGCTTCTATCGTCCTCGTCAGACCTTCAGCTTCAGGAGTACGTGGTGACCGCGATTCTCAATCTCTCGCTCTGCGACGAGAACAAAGACCTGATCAATTCCTCGGGAGCGGTGGAGCCTCTTGTGGTAGCGCTGGAGACGGGGACGCCGACGGCGAAGGAGAACGCGGCGTGCGCGCTGCTCCGGCTCTCCCGGAGAGAGGAGGACAAGGTTGCGATAGGGAGGGCGGGAGCGATTCCGCCTCTGGTGAAGCTTCTAGAAGGTGGGGGTTTGCGCGGGAAGAAGGACGCGGCGACGGCGCTGTACGCGGTGTGTTCGGCTAAGGAGAACAAAGTGAGGGCGGTGAGGGCGGGGGTTATGAGGGCGCTGGTGGAGCTGATGGCGGACTTGGGGTCGAGCATGGTGGACAAGGCGGTGTATGTGGTGAGCGTGGTTGTTGGGGTGGTGGAGGGGAGGGCGGCGCTGGTGGATGAAGGGGGGATTCCGGTGCTGGTGGAGATAGTGGAGGTGGGGACGCAGAGGCAGAAGGAGATCGCCGTCGGGGTTCTGTTGCAGATTTGTGAAGAGAGTTGGGTGTACCGTACTATGGTGGCCCGCGAAGGAGCCATTCCACCCCTCGTTGCTTTCTCACAATCACAGTCACACTCACACTCCAATCGCCCAAGACACAAG CGTGGGAGTAAACTGAAGTTGTTGTTTATTCGTTATTGTTGGTGTACGTGGGAACAGGCTGAGAAACTCATAGAGCTTCTACGGCAACCGAGATCCGGCAATGGCGCTGGTCGTTCCTAG
- the LOC106760456 gene encoding F-box/kelch-repeat protein At5g43190-like: MKNITTFTSKTTTMDPRIWSKLPPDVVEHILLLLPLKTLLNLRPTCKAFSSLLFSPSFVSKHSSSSSSSSSSSSSPFSSFLLLSHPQCPLYFRLYDSNLSSWRTVSPSLPFSSSFSLASSSGGLFCLLNPSSSSFLVCNLFAKSSRTIQSPIHSLHFTHLSFLATPLTYYLVLLSSSSTSNTAFVYNSNHHSWRRFQGFHAVLSDSCLQQGTFFHGGLYFTTPEPFSVVRLDMESGKWERHVAELPPELTFVRLVSDEEGEGKLYLVGGIGADGICRSMKVWELRSDGVWVEVVALPEIMCRKLVSVCYHNYEHVYCLWHEGMICVCCYMWPEILYYSVSRRSWDWLPKCPYLPLKCSSGFKWFSFLPKLYASV; encoded by the coding sequence atgaaaaacataacAACCTTCACTTCGAAGACGACAACAATGGACCCCAGAATCTGGAGCAAACTACCTCCTGATGTTGTGGAACACATACTTCTGTTACTCCCTCTCAAGACTCTCTTGAATCTCAGACCCACTTGCAAGGCCTTctcctctcttctcttctctccttCCTTTGTCTCCAAACATTCCtcgtcatcttcttcttcttcttcttcttcttcttcacccttctcttcctttctcttaCTCTCACACCCTCAGTGTCCTCTCTACTTCCGTCTCTACGATTCCAACCTTTCTTCTTGGCGCACTGTCTCTCCCTCTCTCCCTTTCTCTTCATCCTTCTCTCTTGCATCCTCCTCCGGTGGCCTCTTCTGTCTCCTCAacccctcttcctcttcctttctcGTATGCAACCTTTTTGCCAAATCCTCCAGAACCATCCAATCCCCAATTCACTCTCTTCACTTCACCCACCTTTCTTTTCTCGCCACCCCTCTTACCTACTACTTAGTGCTCCTTTCTTCAAGCTCAACCTCCAACACCGCCTTTGTCTACAACTCCAACCACCACTCCTGGAGGCGCTTCCAGGGGTTCCATGCTGTCCTCAGTGACAGTTGCCTCCAGCAGGGTACTTTCTTCCACGGCGGCTTGTACTTCACCACTCCGGAACCGTTCTCCGTGGTGCGTTTGGATATGGAGAGTGGCAAGTGGGAGAGACACGTGGCTGAGTTGCCCCCAGAACTGACCTTCGTGAGGCTTGTGAGTGATGAGGAGGGAGAGGGAAAATTGTATTTGGTGGGTGGGATTGGAGCCGATGGGATCTGCAGAAGTATGAAGGTGTGGGAATTAAGGAGTGACGGGGTTTGGGTGGAAGTGGTGGCGTTGCCTGAGATTATGTGTAGAAAATTAGTGTCTGTCTGTTACCATAACTATGAACATGTTTATTGCTTGTGGCATGAGGGTATGATCTGTGTTTGCTGTTACATGTGGCCGGAGATATTGTACTACAGTGTTTCCAGAAGGAGTTGGGATTGGCTTCCAAAATGTCCCTATTTGCCTCTCAAGTGTAGTTCTGGTTTCaagtggttttcttttcttccaaagCTCTATGCTTCCGTCTGA
- the LOC106762483 gene encoding activating signal cointegrator 1 complex subunit 2 isoform X1 — MSNRSGQGRQDSNNKGFTKTHNHNNFHPKNPNPTLSTSLRQTQPSIPATTSRVPDRGHNGNFVKYLPQDEAVAAGLGVEDGALDPLESQRVVDLLNTHLSRLLKCKPKQFWTQVAADASLHEFLDSFLQFRNRWYDFPHRGVKGIVAGVIVGERDLSRRVFMVLYRISSNKDPGARPADALSLRDHGVLLQEKKLLELPKLLDICAIYYHENEELTRSLVRNAFSAQPWLHNNLTAVISHFLGIVSTMHERCSSSLEVLFSSGNLDDHNAAFLQADLLEVMDFINDAIVSMDSFVSAYEPAAVFFSCPVEMSYGNEELLSLLARLHDSLIPSLQKGFRMIFSDKHDGTTSNILVSLKMLKIRLVKFGWQLLHLCYLSDEVFRDDIPLPAATKMFPANVEDPVIRADILVQTIRDINSVSSFSRESHQKETFLQDVERNFNILSGIERLKDSGWIFIDNEQFQYLSGMMSSVKQIYKDPYSATAPVQNQSLLTDEDAAIAESNISQIRDLFPDYGKGFLAACLEVYDQNPEEVIQRILEGTLHQDLQSLDTSLETLPPAKPTTVSGNDKGKGKLIDSMSASSNPEVVSRKQQTEGSLMSSSASLGKFIRKSRADLPDLSILDKKDEKDTSKTAAMILQYEYEDEYDDSFDDLGLSVADSGLEENEILGDQINAKSGKSWATESGNSVKDVPDSKWGSRRKPQYYVKDGKNYSYKVAGAVAVANSGEASLVTQAQKELIHGLGRGGNLPLGAVKKLTDSYKEDDNQSQVSVMEGNGIPGKSFGRGSRKEGGRQIASHQQQQQQQPVQQSGDSEVDGNNQRGRGRGRGRGRGGGRNNHHQKDRSMKKHFSGMSGF; from the exons ATGTCGAATAGATCCGGTCAGGGTAGACAAGACAGCAATAACAAAGGTTTCACCAAAACCCATAACCACAACAATTTTCACCCTAAAAATCCCAATCCAACCCTCTCAACTTCTCTCAGACAAACCCAACCATCCATCCCCGCCACCACTAGCAGAGTCCCAGACAGAGGCCATAATGGGAATTTCGTTAAATACTTACCACAAGACGAGGCCGTGGCGGCGGGTCTTGGCGTCGAAGATGGAGCATTGGATCCTCTCGAATCTCAGAGAGTCGTAGATCTTTTGAACACACACTTGTCACGCTTGCTCAAGTGCAAACCTAAGCAATTCTGGACGCAAG TGGCTGCTGATGCCTCCCTACATGAGTTTTTGGACAGCTTCTTGCAATTTAGAAACAGGTGGTATGATTTTCCTCATCGCGGGGTGAAAGGGATTGTAGCAGGTGTTATTGTTGGCGAGAGGGATTTGAGTCGCCGCGTTTTCATGGTATTGTATCGCAT TTCTTCGAATAAAGACCCTGGTGCTCGACCGGCCGATGCCCTCAGTTTGAGAGACCATGGAG TTCTTTTGCAGGAGAAAAAGTTGCTTGAATTGCCAAAGTTGTTGGATATATGTGCCATATACTatcatgaaaatgaagaattaaCAAGATCACTG GTCAGAAATGCCTTCAGTGCTCAACCTTGGCTCCATAATAATCTGACTGCAGTAATATCCCATTTTCTAGGAATTGTCAGCACAATGCATGAACGTTGCAGTTCATCATTGGAG gttttattttcttctggAAATCTCGATGACCACAATGCTGCTTTTCTTCAAGCTGATCTGCTGGAG GTGATGGACTTTATAAATGATGCAATTGTATCAATGGATTCTTTTGTTAGTGCATACGAACCAGCAGCTGTATTCTTTTCTTGTCCAGTTGAAATGAG TTATGGGAATGAGGAACTGCTGAGCCTCCTTGCCAGATTGCATGATTCACTAATTCCATCATTACAAAAGGGGTTCCGTATGATTTTTTCTGACAAACATGATGGCACGACATCTAATATCTTGGTTAGTCTGAAGATGTTAAAAATAAGATTGGTAAAGTTTGGTTGGCAACTATTGCACTTGTGCTATCTAAGTGATGAAGTGTTCAGAGATGACATCCCTCTTCCAGCTGCCACTAAGATGTTTCCTGCCAACGTAGAGGACCCAGTCATCAGAGCCGATATTCTTGTTCAAACAATTCGAGATATCAATTCAGTATCATCATTTTCTCGGGAAAGCCATCAGAAGGAAACATTTCTTCAAGATGTTgaaagaaattttaatatactgAGTGGGATTGAGAGATTAAAGGATAGTG GATGGATATTCATTGATAATGAACAGTTTCAATATTTATCCGGGATGATGAGTTCTGTGAAACAGATTTATAAGGACCCATATTCTGCAACGGCCCCTGTGCAAAACCAATCATTACTGACGGATGAAGATGCTGCAATTGCAGAGTCGAACATCAGTCAAATTAGGGACCTGTTCCCTGATTACGGTAAAGGATTTTTAGCTGCGTGTCTTGAGGTTTATGACCAGAATCCAGAAGAGGTTATTCAAAGAATTTTAGAGGGAACCCTTCATCAAGATCTGCAGAGCCTGGATACCTCGCTAGAGACATTACCACCAGCCAAGCCTACCACTGTGAGTGGGAATGATAAAGGAAAAGGTAAATTAATTGATTCTATGTCAGCATCCTCAAATCCAGAAGTCGTAAGTAGGAAGCAACAGACAGAGGGGTCATTGATGTCATCCTCTGCTTCACTAGGAAAATTTATAAGGAAATCTAGAGCTGATTTGCCTGATCTCAGTATTCTGGATAAAAAGGACGAGAAAGATACATCAAAAACTGCTGCTATGATTTTACAATATGAATATGAAGATGAGTATGACGACTCTTTTGATGACTTGGGTTTAAGTGTAGCAGACTCTGGATTAGAAGAAAATGAGATACTTGGTGACCAAATAAATGCAAAATCAGGGAAGTCGTGGGCAACAGAGAGTGGAAACTCGGTAAAAGATGTCCCTGATTCAAAATGGGGCTCAAGGAGAAAGCCACAGTACTATGTCAAGGATGGTAAGAATTACAGCTACAAAGTGGCTGGTGCGGTAGCAGTTGCAAATTCTGGTGAAGCTTCACTAGTAACGCAAGCTCAGAAGGAGTTAATACATGGCCTTGGACGAGGTGGAAACCTTCCTCTTGGAGCAGTAAAGAAGTTGACGGATTCCTACAAGGAGGATGATAACCAATCACAGGTTTCTGTAATGGAAGGCAATGGGATTCCGGGCAAATCTTTTGGTAGGGGTAGTAGGAAGGAAGGTGGAAGACAGATTGCATCTcatcagcagcagcagcagcagcagcctGTGCAACAATCTGGTGATTCTGAGGTGGATGGGAATAACCAAAGGGGTAGAGGAAGAGGGAGAGGGAGGGgcagaggaggaggaagaaacaATCACCACCAGAAGGACCGATCCATGAAGAAGCATTTCTCTGGAATGAGCGGATTTTAA
- the LOC106762483 gene encoding activating signal cointegrator 1 complex subunit 2 isoform X2, with translation MEEKKLLELPKLLDICAIYYHENEELTRSLVRNAFSAQPWLHNNLTAVISHFLGIVSTMHERCSSSLEVLFSSGNLDDHNAAFLQADLLEVMDFINDAIVSMDSFVSAYEPAAVFFSCPVEMSYGNEELLSLLARLHDSLIPSLQKGFRMIFSDKHDGTTSNILVSLKMLKIRLVKFGWQLLHLCYLSDEVFRDDIPLPAATKMFPANVEDPVIRADILVQTIRDINSVSSFSRESHQKETFLQDVERNFNILSGIERLKDSGWIFIDNEQFQYLSGMMSSVKQIYKDPYSATAPVQNQSLLTDEDAAIAESNISQIRDLFPDYGKGFLAACLEVYDQNPEEVIQRILEGTLHQDLQSLDTSLETLPPAKPTTVSGNDKGKGKLIDSMSASSNPEVVSRKQQTEGSLMSSSASLGKFIRKSRADLPDLSILDKKDEKDTSKTAAMILQYEYEDEYDDSFDDLGLSVADSGLEENEILGDQINAKSGKSWATESGNSVKDVPDSKWGSRRKPQYYVKDGKNYSYKVAGAVAVANSGEASLVTQAQKELIHGLGRGGNLPLGAVKKLTDSYKEDDNQSQVSVMEGNGIPGKSFGRGSRKEGGRQIASHQQQQQQQPVQQSGDSEVDGNNQRGRGRGRGRGRGGGRNNHHQKDRSMKKHFSGMSGF, from the exons ATGGAG GAGAAAAAGTTGCTTGAATTGCCAAAGTTGTTGGATATATGTGCCATATACTatcatgaaaatgaagaattaaCAAGATCACTG GTCAGAAATGCCTTCAGTGCTCAACCTTGGCTCCATAATAATCTGACTGCAGTAATATCCCATTTTCTAGGAATTGTCAGCACAATGCATGAACGTTGCAGTTCATCATTGGAG gttttattttcttctggAAATCTCGATGACCACAATGCTGCTTTTCTTCAAGCTGATCTGCTGGAG GTGATGGACTTTATAAATGATGCAATTGTATCAATGGATTCTTTTGTTAGTGCATACGAACCAGCAGCTGTATTCTTTTCTTGTCCAGTTGAAATGAG TTATGGGAATGAGGAACTGCTGAGCCTCCTTGCCAGATTGCATGATTCACTAATTCCATCATTACAAAAGGGGTTCCGTATGATTTTTTCTGACAAACATGATGGCACGACATCTAATATCTTGGTTAGTCTGAAGATGTTAAAAATAAGATTGGTAAAGTTTGGTTGGCAACTATTGCACTTGTGCTATCTAAGTGATGAAGTGTTCAGAGATGACATCCCTCTTCCAGCTGCCACTAAGATGTTTCCTGCCAACGTAGAGGACCCAGTCATCAGAGCCGATATTCTTGTTCAAACAATTCGAGATATCAATTCAGTATCATCATTTTCTCGGGAAAGCCATCAGAAGGAAACATTTCTTCAAGATGTTgaaagaaattttaatatactgAGTGGGATTGAGAGATTAAAGGATAGTG GATGGATATTCATTGATAATGAACAGTTTCAATATTTATCCGGGATGATGAGTTCTGTGAAACAGATTTATAAGGACCCATATTCTGCAACGGCCCCTGTGCAAAACCAATCATTACTGACGGATGAAGATGCTGCAATTGCAGAGTCGAACATCAGTCAAATTAGGGACCTGTTCCCTGATTACGGTAAAGGATTTTTAGCTGCGTGTCTTGAGGTTTATGACCAGAATCCAGAAGAGGTTATTCAAAGAATTTTAGAGGGAACCCTTCATCAAGATCTGCAGAGCCTGGATACCTCGCTAGAGACATTACCACCAGCCAAGCCTACCACTGTGAGTGGGAATGATAAAGGAAAAGGTAAATTAATTGATTCTATGTCAGCATCCTCAAATCCAGAAGTCGTAAGTAGGAAGCAACAGACAGAGGGGTCATTGATGTCATCCTCTGCTTCACTAGGAAAATTTATAAGGAAATCTAGAGCTGATTTGCCTGATCTCAGTATTCTGGATAAAAAGGACGAGAAAGATACATCAAAAACTGCTGCTATGATTTTACAATATGAATATGAAGATGAGTATGACGACTCTTTTGATGACTTGGGTTTAAGTGTAGCAGACTCTGGATTAGAAGAAAATGAGATACTTGGTGACCAAATAAATGCAAAATCAGGGAAGTCGTGGGCAACAGAGAGTGGAAACTCGGTAAAAGATGTCCCTGATTCAAAATGGGGCTCAAGGAGAAAGCCACAGTACTATGTCAAGGATGGTAAGAATTACAGCTACAAAGTGGCTGGTGCGGTAGCAGTTGCAAATTCTGGTGAAGCTTCACTAGTAACGCAAGCTCAGAAGGAGTTAATACATGGCCTTGGACGAGGTGGAAACCTTCCTCTTGGAGCAGTAAAGAAGTTGACGGATTCCTACAAGGAGGATGATAACCAATCACAGGTTTCTGTAATGGAAGGCAATGGGATTCCGGGCAAATCTTTTGGTAGGGGTAGTAGGAAGGAAGGTGGAAGACAGATTGCATCTcatcagcagcagcagcagcagcagcctGTGCAACAATCTGGTGATTCTGAGGTGGATGGGAATAACCAAAGGGGTAGAGGAAGAGGGAGAGGGAGGGgcagaggaggaggaagaaacaATCACCACCAGAAGGACCGATCCATGAAGAAGCATTTCTCTGGAATGAGCGGATTTTAA
- the LOC106762467 gene encoding adenine phosphoribosyltransferase 1 gives MRVANCSISWSFGSAVTAAFPSFPSSRFPPLLPFSLPSSNPPSTVLRRSTSSARRVTGMALKNAKDEQDPRLERISSAIRVIPDFPKPGILFQDITTLLLDPKAFKDTIDLFVERYRDQNINVVAGVEARGFIFGPPIALAIGAKFVPMRKPNKLPGEVISEEYSLEYGKDKMEMHVGAVQPGERALVIDDLIATGGTLDAAIKLLERVGVHVVECACLIELPELKGRDRLGNKPLFVLVKV, from the exons ATGCGGGTTGCGAATTGCTCCATTTCGTGGTCGTTTGGGTCAGCCGTCACTGCCGCTTTCCCCTCTTTCCCTTCTTCTAGATTCCCTCCGCTCCTCCCTTTCTCACTCCCTTCTTCCAACCCTCCGTCCACCGTCCTCCGCCGTTCCACTTCTTCCG CTAGACGAGTGACCGGAATGGCTCTGAAAAACGCTAAAGATGAACAAGACCCGCGCTTGGAGAGAATCTCCTCTGCAATCCGAGTCATCCCTGATTTTCCCAAGCCAG GAATTTTGTTTCAGGACATAACCACGCTGCTTCTTGATCCCAAGGCTTTCAAAGACACCATCGATCTTTTTGTTGAGAGGTACAGAGATCAAAATATCAATGTTGTCGCAG GTGTTGAAGCAAGAGGCTTTATATTTGGTCCACCCATTGCATTAGCTATTGGAGCAAAATTTGTCCCCATGAGGAAACCCAATAAATTGCCAG GGGAGGTTATATCAGAAGAGTATTCTTTGGAGTATGGAAAAGACAAAATGGAGATGCATGTAGGGGCTGTACAACCTGGAGAACGGGCCTTAGTCATAGATGATCTTATTGCCACTGGGGGAACGTTAGATGCTGCAATTAAGCTACTAG AACGTGTTGGGGTTCATGTTGTGGAGTGTGCTTGTCTGATTGAATTACCAGAGCTGAAG GGGCGAGATAGGCTGGGAAACAAGCCGCTATTTGTCTTAGTGAAAGTATGA